A single genomic interval of uncultured Sunxiuqinia sp. harbors:
- a CDS encoding DNA replication/repair protein RecF — protein sequence MYIKNLSLVNFKNFGEADLKFSANLNCFIGNNGAGKTNLMDAIYYLSFCKSFISSIDGLNIMHDEEFFVIHGKYHRLEKEENIYCGLKRGQKKHFKRNKKEYKKLSEHIGLLPLIIVTPSDMNLILGGSDERRRFLDSIISQYDQVYLDNLIRYNRALLQRNKLLKQFTADRFYSEESLEVWSDQMVHYGKLIHEKRVEYLQKLQPIFQHYYELISSGKERIEMVHESKLYDHDFAELLKESIPKDRMLQYTSVGIHKDDILFNLGDYPIKKIGSQGQKKTYLVALKLAQFDFIKDLSGMTPILLLDDIFDKLDKYRVEQIVKLVADDHFGQIFITDTNREHLDQMIEEIEADFKIFQVNDGTVNEVTK from the coding sequence ATGTATATTAAAAATCTATCGCTGGTTAATTTTAAAAATTTCGGGGAAGCTGATCTGAAATTTTCTGCAAATCTGAATTGTTTTATTGGTAATAATGGAGCCGGAAAAACAAATTTGATGGATGCGATTTATTATTTATCGTTTTGCAAAAGTTTTATCAGCTCCATTGATGGACTGAATATTATGCACGATGAAGAGTTTTTTGTTATTCACGGGAAATACCATCGATTGGAGAAAGAAGAAAATATTTACTGTGGTTTGAAGCGGGGGCAAAAGAAACATTTCAAACGAAATAAGAAAGAGTACAAAAAATTATCGGAGCATATCGGCTTGCTTCCGTTAATTATTGTCACGCCATCAGATATGAATTTGATTTTAGGAGGTAGTGATGAACGCAGGCGTTTTCTTGATTCGATTATTTCGCAGTACGATCAGGTTTATCTTGATAATCTTATTCGTTACAACAGAGCGTTATTACAGCGCAATAAACTATTGAAACAGTTTACTGCCGATCGCTTTTATAGCGAAGAAAGCCTCGAAGTGTGGAGTGACCAGATGGTTCATTACGGAAAACTGATTCATGAAAAAAGGGTTGAATATTTGCAAAAATTACAGCCAATTTTTCAGCATTATTATGAGTTGATTTCTTCAGGGAAAGAACGAATTGAGATGGTACACGAATCAAAACTTTACGACCACGACTTTGCTGAGCTGTTAAAAGAGTCGATACCCAAAGACCGCATGTTACAATATACTTCGGTTGGAATTCATAAGGACGATATTCTCTTCAATTTAGGAGATTATCCCATAAAAAAAATTGGTTCGCAGGGACAAAAGAAAACCTACTTGGTTGCTCTAAAACTAGCGCAATTTGATTTTATCAAGGATTTATCGGGAATGACCCCTATTCTTCTACTAGATGATATTTTCGATAAACTGGATAAATATCGGGTAGAGCAAATTGTGAAATTAGTGGCAGACGATCATTTTGGACAGATATTTATAACTGATACCAATCGGGAGCATTTAGATCAGATGATTGAGGAGATTGAGGCTGATTTTAAAATTTTTCAGGTAAACGACGGAACAGTAAACGAGGTAACAAAATGA
- a CDS encoding tetratricopeptide repeat protein has translation MAKNKDTREQDGFSEVESTLTKTEQIIEDNQKILVIVVGVIVAIVVAYLGFTRLYIQPRELDAQEQMFMAEQYFEKDSFNLAINGDGNYLGFLDIIEDYGMTDAGNLSNYYTGISYLKLGEYEAALDYLNEFDTDDLLLVPVTEGAKGDAYLELGESDKALSAYKKAYKASENEFTTPIYMMKAANLLEEEGDLDDALEIYQTIKEKYSTSNEGRSVSKYIARVEIKQNK, from the coding sequence ATGGCAAAAAATAAGGACACCAGAGAGCAAGATGGCTTTTCAGAAGTTGAAAGTACGTTGACAAAAACTGAGCAGATCATTGAAGACAACCAAAAAATTCTAGTAATTGTTGTTGGCGTAATTGTAGCAATTGTAGTCGCTTACCTTGGTTTTACAAGATTATATATTCAGCCTCGTGAACTGGACGCCCAAGAGCAAATGTTCATGGCGGAGCAGTATTTTGAAAAAGATTCTTTCAATCTGGCAATTAATGGAGATGGAAATTACCTTGGTTTTTTAGACATTATAGAAGACTACGGAATGACCGATGCTGGAAACCTGTCTAATTATTACACAGGAATCTCGTATTTGAAATTAGGAGAATATGAAGCAGCGCTGGATTATTTGAACGAATTTGATACAGATGATCTGTTGTTAGTTCCGGTTACCGAAGGAGCAAAAGGCGATGCCTATCTCGAACTTGGTGAATCAGACAAAGCTCTGTCTGCCTATAAAAAAGCTTATAAAGCTTCGGAAAACGAATTCACCACGCCTATTTACATGATGAAAGCGGCTAACTTATTGGAGGAAGAAGGGGATTTGGACGATGCGTTAGAAATTTATCAAACTATAAAGGAAAAGTATTCAACGTCAAATGAAGGACGCAGCGTTTCAAAATACATCGCTCGCGTAGAAATTAAGCAGAATAAATAA
- the ribH gene encoding 6,7-dimethyl-8-ribityllumazine synthase: MATKNLSAYDIESVPLAKGYKVGIVVAEWNYEITGALAQGAINTLKKHDVADDDIQIKHVPGTFELPLGGQFLAEYSDVDAIILIGCVIQGDTRHFDFICNGVTAGTTDLNLKYNKPFIFGVLTTNNEQQALDRAGGKLGNKGDEAAITAIKMIALQKEMKA, encoded by the coding sequence ATGGCAACAAAAAATTTATCAGCATACGACATCGAATCTGTTCCTTTGGCAAAAGGTTATAAAGTTGGAATTGTAGTCGCTGAGTGGAATTATGAAATTACAGGCGCTCTTGCACAGGGAGCTATTAACACTTTAAAGAAGCATGATGTTGCAGACGATGACATCCAGATTAAGCATGTGCCGGGAACTTTTGAGCTTCCGCTTGGAGGACAGTTTCTTGCTGAGTATAGCGATGTTGATGCAATCATACTGATTGGTTGTGTTATTCAGGGAGATACTCGTCATTTCGATTTTATTTGCAATGGCGTAACTGCTGGAACAACTGATTTAAACCTAAAATATAACAAACCCTTTATTTTTGGGGTTCTAACAACCAACAACGAACAGCAGGCTTTAGATCGTGCCGGCGGTAAACTAGGTAACAAAGGCGACGAAGCTGCAATTACAGCAATCAAGATGATTGCACTTCAGAAAGAAATGAAAGCATAA
- a CDS encoding nucleotidyltransferase family protein, translating into MQAMIFAAGLGTRLQPLTNDKPKALVEINGKTLLERCIVNLQMHGIQKIIVNVHHFSEQIIALLEERTFSGLDIQISDESEMLLDTGGGVLKAAPLFDSQQPILLLNVDVLTNLSFRELRSYHQREKALATLVVRRRDTSRYLLFDNNRQLTGWKNYKTGATKISKPNEFEQSSPNAFSGIQIIQPELLNLIEEKGKFSIIDLYLRLAKSNSIKAFIDDHSIWMDLGKYEQMNEAEQLVKQLDLK; encoded by the coding sequence ATGCAAGCAATGATTTTTGCAGCCGGACTAGGAACACGGCTTCAACCACTTACTAATGACAAACCGAAAGCACTGGTAGAAATTAATGGGAAAACTCTGCTCGAACGATGCATCGTGAATTTGCAAATGCATGGAATTCAAAAAATCATTGTCAATGTTCATCATTTTTCGGAACAAATTATCGCCTTACTTGAGGAACGGACTTTTTCAGGGTTAGACATCCAGATTTCAGATGAAAGCGAGATGCTTTTAGATACCGGAGGAGGGGTTTTAAAAGCTGCTCCGTTATTCGATAGTCAGCAGCCTATTTTATTACTGAACGTTGATGTGCTGACAAACCTTTCTTTTCGAGAACTACGATCTTACCATCAGCGAGAAAAGGCTCTTGCAACTTTGGTTGTTCGCAGGCGTGACACCTCGCGTTATTTGCTTTTTGACAACAATCGACAACTAACGGGATGGAAGAACTACAAAACGGGTGCAACAAAAATTTCGAAGCCCAATGAGTTTGAACAATCATCCCCCAATGCTTTTAGCGGTATTCAGATTATTCAGCCCGAATTATTGAATCTCATCGAAGAGAAGGGCAAGTTTTCGATTATCGATTTATACTTGCGCTTGGCAAAATCGAACTCGATTAAAGCTTTTATTGATGACCATTCAATATGGATGGATTTAGGGAAGTATGAACAAATGAACGAAGCCGAACAACTGGTCAAACAGCTGGATTTAAAATAA